The Fortiea contorta PCC 7126 genome has a segment encoding these proteins:
- the uvrB gene encoding excinuclease ABC subunit UvrB, with amino-acid sequence MTEFRLQAPFSPTGDQPNAIAQLTSSILSGNRYQTLLGATGTGKTFSVAAVIEKVGKPTLVLAHNKTLAAQLCNELREFFPENAVEYFVSYYDYYQPEAYIPVTDTYIEKTAAINDEIDMLRHSATRSLFERRDVIVVASISCIYGLGIPSEYLKAAIPLQIGMEVNQRQVLRDLANVQYSRNDVEMGRGKFRVRGDVLEIGPAYEDRIIRVEFFGDEIDAIRYIDPVTGEIISSMEAVNIYPARHFVTPEERLEVACDDIAAELKQQKTDLEAAGKLLEAQRIDQRTRYDLEMLREVGYCNGVENYSRHLAGRQAGEPPECLIDYFPKDWLLVIDESHVTVPQIRGMYNGDQARKKVLIDHGFRLPSAADNRPLKAEEFWEKVNQCIFVSATPGNWELEVSENHIVEQVIRPTGVIDPEISVRPTEGQIDDLLGEIKDRVDRQERVLITTLTKRMAEDLTEYLQDNSIRVRYLHSEINSIERIEILQDLREGKFDVLVGVNLLREGLDLPEVSLVVILDADKEGFLRAERSLIQTIGRAARHVRGQAIMYADNLTDSMIKAIDETDRRRGIQMAYNKMHGITPQPIVKKSSNAILSFLDVSRRLNATDLQVVDEHLDEIPLEQIPELITLLETQMKTAAKNLEFEEAAKLRDRIKHLRDKMTGR; translated from the coding sequence ATGACTGAATTTCGTCTTCAAGCACCTTTTAGTCCAACGGGCGATCAACCAAATGCGATCGCTCAACTCACTTCTAGTATCCTATCCGGTAATCGTTACCAAACTTTACTGGGAGCTACGGGAACAGGTAAGACGTTTTCAGTAGCTGCAGTGATTGAGAAGGTTGGTAAACCTACCTTGGTACTGGCGCATAACAAAACCCTCGCAGCACAACTGTGTAACGAGTTGCGGGAGTTCTTTCCCGAAAATGCCGTCGAGTATTTTGTCAGCTACTATGACTATTATCAACCAGAAGCGTACATTCCCGTCACCGATACTTATATTGAGAAAACGGCGGCAATTAATGATGAGATAGATATGTTACGACATTCAGCGACGCGATCGCTCTTTGAACGTCGTGATGTTATTGTTGTCGCTTCCATTAGCTGTATCTACGGCTTGGGGATTCCTTCAGAATACCTAAAAGCGGCGATTCCCCTACAGATAGGAATGGAAGTCAATCAACGCCAAGTTTTACGAGATTTAGCAAATGTGCAATACAGCCGCAATGATGTGGAAATGGGACGAGGAAAGTTTCGCGTCCGGGGTGACGTCTTAGAAATCGGCCCAGCTTATGAAGATAGGATTATTCGTGTCGAATTTTTTGGCGATGAAATTGACGCAATTCGCTATATTGACCCGGTGACTGGTGAAATTATCAGCAGTATGGAAGCTGTGAATATATATCCAGCGCGTCACTTTGTGACACCAGAAGAACGGTTAGAAGTGGCTTGTGATGATATTGCTGCAGAATTAAAACAGCAAAAAACCGACTTAGAAGCAGCAGGAAAACTATTAGAAGCGCAACGCATAGATCAACGTACACGCTATGATTTGGAAATGTTGCGCGAGGTTGGTTATTGTAACGGTGTCGAAAACTATTCCCGTCATTTAGCCGGAAGACAAGCGGGAGAACCACCAGAATGTTTAATTGATTACTTTCCCAAAGATTGGCTATTAGTAATTGATGAATCTCACGTGACAGTTCCCCAAATTCGCGGGATGTATAACGGCGATCAAGCGAGAAAAAAAGTATTAATTGATCATGGTTTTCGTCTTCCCAGCGCGGCTGATAACCGTCCTTTAAAAGCAGAGGAATTTTGGGAAAAAGTCAATCAATGTATTTTTGTTTCGGCTACGCCGGGAAATTGGGAATTAGAAGTTTCTGAAAATCATATAGTTGAGCAAGTAATTCGCCCAACTGGTGTAATTGATCCGGAAATTTCCGTGCGTCCTACAGAAGGACAAATTGACGATTTGTTGGGTGAAATAAAAGACAGAGTTGACCGTCAAGAGCGAGTGTTAATTACTACTTTAACTAAGCGCATGGCGGAAGATTTAACAGAATACTTGCAAGACAATAGTATTCGCGTGAGGTATTTACATTCCGAGATTAACTCGATTGAGCGGATTGAAATTTTGCAAGATTTACGCGAGGGAAAATTTGATGTATTGGTGGGTGTAAACTTGCTGCGAGAAGGTTTAGATTTACCAGAAGTTTCCTTAGTAGTAATTTTAGATGCAGATAAAGAAGGCTTTTTGCGTGCTGAACGTTCCTTGATTCAAACTATTGGTAGAGCCGCGCGTCACGTCCGGGGACAAGCAATCATGTATGCTGATAATCTGACAGATAGCATGATTAAAGCCATTGATGAAACCGATAGAAGAAGAGGAATTCAAATGGCTTACAACAAAATGCATGGAATTACGCCACAACCGATCGTCAAAAAATCGAGTAACGCGATTTTATCATTTTTAGATGTTTCTCGCAGATTGAATGCAACTGATTTGCAAGTTGTAGATGAACATCTGGATGAAATACCATTAGAGCAGATTCCAGAATTGATTACTTTGTTAGAAACGCAGATGAAAACAGCGGCGAAAAACTTGGAATTTGAAGAAGCGGCAAAATTGCGCGATCGCATCAAGCATCTACGCGATAAAATGACAGGACGTTAG
- the crtA gene encoding cyanoexosortase A — translation MKEISLNSLKRKPTQFLLLAIATALIVIHLAIVWKSKDLSLFFNSVLFLMAISSIIWEKRFNLNLHSEIFSSFFGISLILLISLRVAFIPPSLDNIWFSCFPFISALGLALLASGVKGLKQYKNELLALFFLAAPRIFMLLLAPIFDISIFTAKFVNLILWYTGSDVIRSGLTISFPKLGKGIEVYSACSGIEQIIQILGISILFISMFPIKKQQKIIAPIVAITLAFIVNAMRVALMAIFVASGDQKLFSYWHDGEGSQLFPVVSVLLFGCFCWFFFLRNEQEKQDYTQI, via the coding sequence ATGAAAGAAATCTCACTTAACAGTTTAAAGAGAAAACCAACGCAGTTCTTATTGTTGGCGATCGCTACAGCTTTAATAGTAATTCATTTAGCTATAGTTTGGAAATCTAAAGACCTAAGTTTATTCTTCAATAGTGTTCTATTTTTGATGGCAATATCTTCTATTATTTGGGAAAAACGCTTTAATTTAAATCTCCACAGCGAAATATTTTCTAGCTTTTTCGGGATATCCCTGATTTTATTAATATCTTTAAGAGTCGCATTTATACCCCCAAGCCTAGATAACATATGGTTTTCTTGTTTTCCTTTTATTTCCGCCTTGGGACTGGCGCTATTAGCTTCTGGTGTTAAGGGATTAAAACAATATAAAAATGAACTGTTAGCTTTGTTTTTTTTAGCAGCACCAAGAATATTCATGCTCTTGTTAGCGCCCATCTTTGACATATCTATTTTCACCGCTAAGTTTGTCAATTTAATTCTTTGGTATACAGGCTCTGATGTTATTCGGTCTGGGTTAACAATTTCTTTTCCCAAACTTGGTAAAGGGATAGAAGTATATAGCGCCTGTTCTGGAATAGAACAAATTATTCAGATATTAGGTATATCAATACTTTTTATTTCTATGTTTCCCATCAAAAAGCAGCAAAAAATAATAGCTCCAATTGTCGCTATTACTTTAGCATTCATCGTTAATGCTATGAGAGTTGCACTGATGGCTATATTTGTAGCTAGCGGTGATCAAAAGTTATTTAGTTACTGGCATGATGGAGAAGGCTCTCAATTGTTTCCAGTGGTTTCTGTTTTATTATTTGGGTGTTTCTGCTGGTTCTTCTTCTTGAGAAATGAACAAGAAAAGCAAGATTATACTCAAATTTAA
- the rpe gene encoding ribulose-phosphate 3-epimerase: MTQNISQKPVVIAPSILSADFSRLGDEIRAVDAAGADWIHVDVMDGRFVPNITIGPLVVEAIRPITAKPLDVHLMIVEPEKYVEGFAKAGADIISVHAEHNASPHLHRTLGQIKELGKKAGVVLNPSTPLELIEYVLDLTDLVLIMSVNPGFGGQSFIPGVLPKIRKLRQISDERGLDLWIEVDGGLKANNTWQVLEAGANAIVAGSAVFNAKDYAEAIASIRNSKRPTPELATV, encoded by the coding sequence ATGACCCAAAACATATCTCAAAAGCCTGTTGTAATTGCTCCGTCTATCCTGTCAGCCGATTTTAGTCGTCTGGGTGATGAAATTCGAGCCGTAGACGCGGCTGGAGCAGATTGGATACATGTTGATGTAATGGACGGACGTTTTGTACCTAACATTACAATAGGGCCTCTGGTTGTGGAGGCGATTCGTCCAATTACGGCGAAGCCGCTGGATGTCCATTTGATGATTGTGGAGCCAGAGAAATATGTAGAAGGCTTTGCGAAAGCTGGTGCTGATATCATTTCGGTACACGCCGAGCATAATGCTTCGCCTCACTTACACCGGACTCTTGGTCAAATTAAGGAATTGGGCAAAAAAGCAGGGGTAGTACTCAACCCTTCTACGCCTTTAGAATTAATTGAATATGTTTTAGATTTGACCGATTTGGTGTTGATTATGAGCGTCAACCCTGGCTTTGGTGGTCAAAGCTTCATTCCTGGTGTGCTTCCTAAGATTCGCAAGTTGCGCCAAATATCTGACGAGCGCGGTCTTGACCTGTGGATTGAAGTTGATGGTGGGCTGAAAGCAAATAATACTTGGCAAGTTTTAGAAGCTGGTGCTAATGCGATTGTCGCTGGTTCAGCTGTATTTAACGCTAAGGACTATGCTGAAGCGATCGCATCTATCCGCAATAGCAAGCGTCCTACACCAGAATTGGCAACAGTGTAA
- a CDS encoding cyanoexosortase A system-associated protein translates to MLWKRFRLTLLFFTFSSILLLLGKVIWFPTVNKTDDTTSFVFPEKIPLLGWKPVTINAATPPTTKLQIISQKSYRYTQNNTPVDIEMRYVKSGDVPYFIKTLTSNSTPAIVRQHQEIGFYGLGIDQQRAYLSACINPQGKSTFTNEQFNQNLSNIDSKNILSWLQGERNLKDQRCLWTHLSLNLQKSSPEAAYKRLENVWFSWYRWWQPRFPKT, encoded by the coding sequence ATGCTCTGGAAACGTTTCCGCTTAACTCTTTTGTTTTTCACGTTTAGTAGCATTCTTTTACTTTTAGGGAAAGTCATCTGGTTTCCGACTGTAAATAAAACTGATGATACTACTTCCTTTGTTTTTCCGGAAAAAATACCCTTACTTGGATGGAAACCAGTAACTATTAACGCCGCAACGCCACCAACAACAAAATTACAAATTATTTCACAAAAGTCCTATAGATACACTCAAAACAACACGCCTGTAGATATTGAAATGCGCTATGTCAAGAGTGGGGATGTGCCTTATTTTATTAAAACCCTCACATCTAATTCTACTCCGGCGATTGTGCGTCAACATCAAGAAATTGGCTTTTATGGCTTAGGTATTGACCAGCAACGAGCCTATCTAAGTGCTTGTATTAATCCACAAGGTAAGAGTACTTTTACCAACGAACAGTTTAATCAAAACTTAAGTAATATAGACTCTAAAAATATATTATCTTGGTTACAGGGTGAGCGAAATCTCAAAGACCAGCGTTGTCTTTGGACACATTTATCTCTAAATTTACAAAAATCTTCTCCTGAAGCTGCTTATAAAAGACTAGAGAATGTTTGGTTTTCTTGGTATCGTTGGTGGCAACCTCGGTTTCCTAAAACTTGA
- a CDS encoding PEP-CTERM sorting domain-containing protein (PEP-CTERM proteins occur, often in large numbers, in the proteomes of bacteria that also encode an exosortase, a predicted intramembrane cysteine proteinase. The presence of a PEP-CTERM domain at a protein's C-terminus predicts cleavage within the sorting domain, followed by covalent anchoring to some some component of the (usually Gram-negative) cell surface. Many PEP-CTERM proteins exhibit an unusual sequence composition that includes large numbers of potential glycosylation sites. Expression of one such protein has been shown restore the ability of a bacterium to form floc, a type of biofilm.): protein MKLTKKLAIASAGVVVGLAGVSLPSSAQAAQLFNFNYSFTGIGGSTASASGTLTTTDLNAGNNSYTITGITGTRTSNGVTNNILSLLAPGTFGNNDNLLFANAPFLDPQGFAFTAGGANIRVFRVGGLYRELPTFTTSVSNFNVTNVTPQLVPEPATIAATIAAGAGLITARLKQRQKRKVA, encoded by the coding sequence ATGAAATTGACTAAAAAACTGGCAATAGCCTCTGCTGGCGTAGTTGTGGGATTAGCTGGTGTCAGCCTACCTTCTAGCGCCCAAGCGGCACAGTTGTTTAATTTTAACTATTCTTTTACAGGGATTGGTGGTAGCACAGCTTCAGCTAGTGGGACTTTGACTACTACTGACTTAAATGCTGGAAATAACAGTTACACCATCACGGGAATCACTGGAACAAGAACATCGAACGGTGTGACAAACAATATACTCAGCCTGTTAGCACCAGGTACTTTTGGCAACAATGACAACCTGTTATTTGCAAATGCGCCGTTTTTAGATCCTCAAGGCTTCGCTTTCACAGCTGGTGGAGCTAATATTCGTGTTTTTCGGGTTGGTGGACTTTATCGAGAATTACCGACCTTTACAACTAGTGTAAGTAATTTTAATGTTACCAATGTTACTCCGCAGCTAGTTCCTGAACCCGCTACTATAGCTGCTACTATAGCTGCTGGTGCTGGTTTGATTACAGCGCGGTTGAAGCAGCGTCAGAAACGCAAGGTTGCTTAA
- a CDS encoding serine hydrolase: MNFFRKDEQLDKIGSNILEAIWAAFPTLAHNQIALTWIVYDPPVLVNTGGALTPDAFWNHIYRGFTYRGGERIYPASVVKLFYLVAINEWLEKGMTQTSQELERAIRDMIIDSSNDATSLVVDVLSGTTSGPELPVGPFDTWKSQRQIINRYYQTLGWEEMQTINVCQKTWCDGPYGRERAFYGQMLDNRNMLTTDAIARLLHSIIGGVAVSSGRSQAMMALLKRSLNPDDLPIDVEEDQVTGFLGGGLPQNAQIWSKAGWTSQVRHDVAYIERDEQRPYLLVVFTEGKTNAKNKTILPFVSQLVAEAINSL; this comes from the coding sequence ATGAATTTCTTTCGCAAAGACGAACAACTCGACAAAATCGGGTCAAATATTTTAGAAGCAATTTGGGCAGCATTTCCCACCTTAGCCCATAACCAAATTGCCTTAACTTGGATTGTCTACGATCCGCCTGTACTAGTAAATACTGGTGGTGCGCTGACTCCTGATGCTTTTTGGAATCATATTTACCGTGGTTTCACTTACCGTGGTGGCGAAAGAATTTACCCAGCTAGTGTGGTGAAGTTGTTTTATCTAGTCGCAATTAATGAATGGCTGGAAAAAGGGATGACTCAAACTTCCCAGGAGTTAGAAAGAGCCATCCGCGATATGATTATAGACTCCAGTAATGATGCTACCAGTTTAGTTGTCGATGTGTTGAGTGGTACTACCTCTGGCCCAGAGTTACCCGTTGGGCCTTTTGATACTTGGAAATCCCAGCGTCAGATTATTAACCGCTATTATCAAACTTTGGGTTGGGAAGAAATGCAGACAATTAATGTCTGTCAAAAAACTTGGTGTGACGGGCCTTATGGACGAGAGAGAGCATTTTATGGCCAGATGTTGGATAACCGCAACATGCTCACAACCGATGCGATCGCTCGATTGTTGCATAGTATCATTGGTGGAGTTGCGGTTTCTAGTGGGCGATCGCAAGCAATGATGGCTTTGCTCAAACGCAGCCTTAATCCTGATGATTTACCAATTGATGTGGAAGAAGACCAAGTAACAGGTTTCTTGGGTGGTGGATTACCGCAAAATGCCCAAATTTGGTCAAAAGCTGGATGGACGAGCCAAGTCCGCCATGATGTAGCGTATATTGAGCGTGACGAGCAGCGTCCTTACCTTTTAGTTGTATTTACTGAAGGCAAAACCAACGCTAAAAACAAGACCATTTTACCGTTTGTTTCTCAACTAGTGGCAGAAGCAATTAACAGTTTGTAA
- a CDS encoding HpsJ family protein — protein MTKSSNDQQQLLPLVKELQDFSFSQVGSIMILRTLGYGLLLLALFDIVEMLVPPSFMNPAWEFSTFGAIVERVPVPLIGLGLVFYGNLHSRSKWEFLSLRFFSWLTLVLTVVFILLIPLSVVNTVRLSKQNVSQINALSDQQISQAEQIEKRVNQATPEQINNLLKAQNQPLGEKSTQEQKNQILSQVSQAKAQIKTQAEAAQSSRNVNLFKNSVKWNLGSLVAAALYFTFWKTTKWARIKP, from the coding sequence ATGACCAAATCTAGTAATGACCAACAACAACTCCTTCCTTTAGTAAAGGAACTGCAGGATTTTTCCTTCAGCCAAGTGGGTTCAATCATGATTTTACGTACCCTTGGCTACGGACTGCTGCTATTAGCATTATTTGACATCGTTGAAATGTTAGTTCCGCCAAGTTTTATGAATCCTGCTTGGGAATTTAGTACCTTTGGAGCCATAGTTGAACGAGTACCAGTACCATTAATTGGGTTAGGGCTGGTATTTTATGGAAATCTCCATTCCCGAAGCAAATGGGAATTTTTAAGTCTCAGATTTTTCTCGTGGTTAACCTTAGTCTTGACAGTGGTGTTTATATTACTAATTCCTTTAAGTGTAGTTAACACCGTCCGGCTAAGTAAACAAAATGTTTCTCAAATTAATGCTTTATCTGACCAACAAATCTCTCAAGCTGAACAGATAGAAAAGCGAGTTAATCAAGCCACACCTGAGCAAATTAACAATTTATTAAAAGCACAAAATCAGCCTTTAGGTGAGAAAAGTACCCAAGAACAAAAAAATCAAATATTGTCACAAGTATCTCAAGCTAAAGCACAAATTAAAACTCAAGCCGAAGCTGCTCAGTCTTCTCGCAATGTGAATTTATTTAAGAATTCTGTAAAATGGAATCTTGGTTCTTTAGTTGCTGCAGCCTTATATTTTACTTTTTGGAAAACAACTAAATGGGCGAGAATTAAACCGTAA
- a CDS encoding C40 family peptidase → MLTNQSTIPNNQSVEYHCLADLNLYNSPECQSLATQASSGRHLRLTSNYQDAAVEVYLCEDDYPGWLAIADLSLLQPATLLYQARSLTESEIKKLLPEVIAFTHKAMQQANYYLWGGTVEPNYDCSGLMQAAFVSVGIWLPRDAYQQEGFIQPIAISELTPGDLVFFGTPQKATHVGLYLGDNRYIHSSGKTQGRNGIGIDVLSEQGDEVSRSYYQQLRGAGRVIKSYEPQKR, encoded by the coding sequence ATGCTAACAAATCAATCCACAATCCCCAATAACCAATCGGTTGAGTACCATTGTCTGGCTGACTTGAACTTATATAACTCTCCTGAATGTCAGAGCTTGGCGACTCAAGCCTCTAGCGGGCGACATTTACGTCTAACATCAAATTATCAAGATGCCGCAGTTGAGGTCTATTTGTGCGAAGATGATTATCCAGGATGGCTGGCTATTGCTGATTTGAGTTTATTACAACCAGCTACCTTACTTTATCAGGCGCGGTCATTGACTGAATCTGAGATTAAAAAATTACTTCCAGAGGTAATTGCTTTCACCCACAAAGCCATGCAACAAGCTAATTATTACCTTTGGGGTGGTACAGTAGAACCAAATTATGACTGTTCTGGGTTAATGCAGGCTGCTTTTGTTTCGGTTGGGATTTGGCTACCACGAGACGCTTATCAACAAGAAGGTTTTATTCAACCGATTGCTATTTCTGAATTAACTCCAGGAGATTTAGTGTTCTTCGGGACTCCTCAAAAAGCCACTCATGTCGGTCTTTATTTGGGAGATAATCGCTATATTCACAGTTCCGGAAAGACCCAAGGACGCAATGGAATCGGAATTGATGTTTTGTCGGAACAGGGAGACGAGGTGAGTCGGTCATATTATCAGCAACTGCGGGGTGCTGGTAGGGTGATCAAGAGTTACGAACCACAGAAACGGTGA
- a CDS encoding Uma2 family endonuclease — MVALSANIFMSAAEYLAWEPTQEERYEYWDGEVVMMSGATRNHNRVCANFFKLLDDALAERGCEVYIVDVKVQVAPGQKYFYPDVVVTCDERENDAQLVQFPCLIIEVLSPSTEAADRGKKFAQYRQSSTLKEYVLVQVAPPGVEVFRRNEQGKWVLSEYSLTDKLWLESVGVEIAIADLYRQVQFDTPVSDSQS; from the coding sequence ATGGTTGCATTATCCGCTAACATATTCATGAGCGCCGCAGAATATCTCGCTTGGGAACCCACCCAAGAGGAACGCTACGAGTATTGGGATGGGGAAGTCGTGATGATGAGTGGTGCTACACGCAACCATAACCGGGTTTGTGCAAATTTTTTTAAACTGCTGGATGATGCCTTAGCAGAGCGGGGCTGTGAAGTATATATTGTAGATGTCAAGGTACAGGTAGCACCAGGGCAAAAGTATTTTTATCCAGATGTGGTGGTGACTTGCGACGAGCGTGAAAACGATGCACAATTGGTGCAATTTCCCTGCTTAATTATCGAAGTATTATCACCTTCGACAGAAGCCGCCGATAGAGGTAAAAAATTTGCTCAATATCGCCAATCTTCCACCTTAAAAGAGTATGTTTTAGTACAGGTAGCGCCACCGGGTGTAGAAGTGTTTCGCCGCAACGAACAAGGAAAATGGGTGCTATCTGAGTATAGTTTGACAGATAAATTGTGGTTAGAATCAGTGGGTGTGGAAATAGCGATCGCTGATTTATACCGCCAAGTCCAGTTTGACACCCCAGTTAGCGACTCGCAGTCATAA
- a CDS encoding CsbD family protein, which produces MSLEERAKATAKNVEGKAQEALGNVTGDPEDKAEGKAKQAESEVRHGIEDVKDNVKKKLD; this is translated from the coding sequence ATGAGCTTAGAAGAAAGAGCAAAAGCTACAGCAAAAAACGTTGAAGGTAAAGCCCAAGAAGCACTGGGAAACGTCACCGGAGATCCAGAAGATAAAGCTGAAGGTAAAGCCAAGCAAGCCGAAAGCGAAGTGCGTCACGGAATCGAAGATGTCAAGGACAACGTGAAGAAAAAGCTTGACTAA
- a CDS encoding glycosyltransferase family 2 protein produces the protein MRSGWVSPRVSGERETILGAVPDVSVVVPVRDEVESLPLLLGAIASTLINSRLSYEIICVDDGSSDGSAEFLKTEAQGRNDLKAVILRRNYGQTAAMAAGFNYALGRVIVTLDADLQNDPADIPMLIAKLDEGYDLVSGWRQKRQDGALNRLLPSKIANWLIRRTTSVDIHDYGCSLKAYRAELVADMHLYGELHRFLPALAYIEGARITEMPVRHHARRFGKSKYGLSRTFRVLMDLLTILFMKKFLTRPMHVFGLLGLISMVVGVVIGVYLTVVKLAWGEDIGNRPLLILAVLLLVTGVQLFCFGLLAELLMRTYHESQGRPIYRVREVVAKNVK, from the coding sequence ATGAGGAGTGGATGGGTTTCGCCAAGGGTGAGTGGAGAAAGGGAAACGATTTTGGGTGCTGTCCCTGATGTTTCGGTGGTGGTACCGGTGCGGGATGAGGTGGAGAGTCTACCGTTGTTATTGGGAGCGATCGCCTCTACCCTAATAAATAGTCGCTTGAGTTATGAAATCATCTGTGTAGATGACGGTTCTAGCGATGGTTCGGCGGAATTCCTGAAAACTGAAGCCCAGGGACGCAACGATTTAAAAGCGGTGATTTTGCGGCGTAATTACGGTCAAACTGCAGCCATGGCGGCTGGGTTTAATTATGCTTTGGGAAGGGTGATTGTCACTTTGGATGCTGACTTGCAAAATGACCCCGCTGATATCCCCATGTTGATAGCAAAATTGGATGAGGGTTACGATTTGGTGAGCGGTTGGCGACAAAAACGCCAAGATGGAGCACTAAATCGTTTACTTCCTTCCAAAATCGCTAACTGGCTGATTCGGCGTACCACTAGCGTTGATATCCATGACTATGGTTGTTCTCTCAAGGCTTATCGGGCGGAATTGGTAGCTGATATGCATCTCTACGGGGAATTACATAGATTTCTACCTGCTTTAGCGTATATTGAAGGAGCAAGAATTACGGAAATGCCAGTTAGACATCATGCTCGGCGTTTCGGTAAAAGTAAATATGGGCTATCGCGGACTTTTCGAGTGTTGATGGATTTGTTAACTATTTTGTTTATGAAAAAATTCCTCACTCGCCCGATGCACGTTTTTGGGCTATTGGGTTTAATCTCAATGGTGGTGGGTGTGGTGATTGGCGTTTATTTGACTGTTGTCAAGTTGGCTTGGGGTGAAGATATTGGTAATCGTCCGTTGCTGATTTTAGCAGTTCTGTTGTTGGTGACGGGGGTACAATTATTTTGCTTTGGTCTGTTAGCTGAATTGCTAATGCGTACATACCACGAATCCCAAGGGCGCCCCATCTATCGTGTGCGAGAGGTAGTAGCAAAAAATGTTAAGTAA
- a CDS encoding Uma2 family endonuclease gives MLTNIRLISVQEYHKMAETGIFHPEERLELIAGQIIKMSAKGTAHESAITRTERILRQRLGDKVLLRIQSPVQLDDYSEPEPDISVVKLDQLDYEDHHPRACEVFLLIEIADSSLKYDREVKAIAYAKSGIIEYWILDINGRKLYMYRLPGSDGYRSESILAEDVTITPLAFGDCHIVIRELLRKV, from the coding sequence ATGCTCACCAATATTCGCCTAATTAGTGTCCAAGAATATCATAAAATGGCGGAAACAGGAATTTTTCATCCTGAAGAACGCTTAGAGTTAATCGCTGGACAAATCATCAAAATGTCAGCAAAGGGAACTGCTCACGAATCAGCAATTACACGCACAGAAAGAATCTTACGTCAACGGTTAGGTGATAAAGTTTTACTAAGAATCCAGTCGCCAGTGCAACTTGATGATTATTCAGAACCAGAACCAGATATTTCTGTGGTGAAGCTGGATCAATTAGATTATGAGGATCACCATCCCCGCGCTTGTGAAGTGTTTTTACTGATTGAAATAGCTGATTCTAGTTTGAAATATGATCGAGAAGTAAAAGCAATCGCTTATGCTAAATCGGGTATTATTGAGTACTGGATTTTAGATATCAATGGACGCAAGTTGTACATGTATCGTCTTCCCGGTTCAGATGGATATCGCAGTGAGAGCATACTTGCAGAAGATGTGACAATTACACCTTTAGCTTTTGGTGATTGTCATATTGTCATTCGAGAATTATTGCGAAAAGTGTAA